The following coding sequences are from one Saccopteryx bilineata isolate mSacBil1 chromosome 3, mSacBil1_pri_phased_curated, whole genome shotgun sequence window:
- the LDLRAD1 gene encoding low-density lipoprotein receptor class A domain-containing protein 1 isoform X4, translating into MNKIFPQADGNGNAAAGTKVLPGEEGCSPLCCSRRGACLSIFVLLLLATLAALIAVVTILGPPPRTPGAQACVTLTNRTGFLCHDRRSCISASGVCDGVRTCPHGDDEDEALCRDVPQSLPKFLVAHCGDPASWIYSDQKCDGTNNCGDCSDERSPVTECPPCGPGWWRCPSTVFTYCGCVPRSLCRDHVQHCSDWSDEYSCPGP; encoded by the exons ATGAACAAGATCTTCCCTCAG GCGGATGGCAATGGCAATGCTGCTGCTGGAACCAAAGTCCTCCCTGGAGAAGAAG GCTGCAGCCCCCTGTGCTGCTCTCGCCGAGGGGCCTGCCTTTCCATCTTTGTGCTGCTCCTGCTGGCAACTCTTGCAGCCCTGATCGCCGTGGTCACCATCCTTGGACCCCCACCACGTACTCCAG GGGCCCAGGCCTGTGTGACTCTGACAAACAGGACCGGCTTCCTGTGCCATGATCGAAGGAGCTGCATCTCGGCCAGTGGGGTCTGTGATGGCGTCCGCACCTGTCCCCATGGCGATGACGAGGATGAGGCTTTGTGCC GAGATGTGCCCCAGAGTCTCCCCAAATTCCTTGTGGCCCACTGTGGAGACCCAGCCTCCTGGATCTACTCAGACCAAAAGTGCGATGGGACCAACAACTGCGGGGACTGCTCGGATGAACGGAGCCCAG TGACTGAATGCCCACCCTGCGGCCCTGGGTGGTGGCGCTGCCCCTCAACTGTCTTCACGTATTGTGGCTGTGTCCCGAGGAGCCTCTGCCGGGACCATGTGCAGCACTGCTCTGACTGGTCTGACGAGTACTCCTGTCCTGGACCCTAA
- the LDLRAD1 gene encoding low-density lipoprotein receptor class A domain-containing protein 1 isoform X3, which translates to MNKIFPQQADGNGNAAAGTKVLPGEEGCSPLCCSRRGACLSIFVLLLLATLAALIAVVTILGPPPRTPGAQACVTLTNRTGFLCHDRRSCISASGVCDGVRTCPHGDDEDEALCRDVPQSLPKFLVAHCGDPASWIYSDQKCDGTNNCGDCSDERSPVTECPPCGPGWWRCPSTVFTYCGCVPRSLCRDHVQHCSDWSDEYSCPGP; encoded by the exons ATGAACAAGATCTTCCCTCAG CAGGCGGATGGCAATGGCAATGCTGCTGCTGGAACCAAAGTCCTCCCTGGAGAAGAAG GCTGCAGCCCCCTGTGCTGCTCTCGCCGAGGGGCCTGCCTTTCCATCTTTGTGCTGCTCCTGCTGGCAACTCTTGCAGCCCTGATCGCCGTGGTCACCATCCTTGGACCCCCACCACGTACTCCAG GGGCCCAGGCCTGTGTGACTCTGACAAACAGGACCGGCTTCCTGTGCCATGATCGAAGGAGCTGCATCTCGGCCAGTGGGGTCTGTGATGGCGTCCGCACCTGTCCCCATGGCGATGACGAGGATGAGGCTTTGTGCC GAGATGTGCCCCAGAGTCTCCCCAAATTCCTTGTGGCCCACTGTGGAGACCCAGCCTCCTGGATCTACTCAGACCAAAAGTGCGATGGGACCAACAACTGCGGGGACTGCTCGGATGAACGGAGCCCAG TGACTGAATGCCCACCCTGCGGCCCTGGGTGGTGGCGCTGCCCCTCAACTGTCTTCACGTATTGTGGCTGTGTCCCGAGGAGCCTCTGCCGGGACCATGTGCAGCACTGCTCTGACTGGTCTGACGAGTACTCCTGTCCTGGACCCTAA
- the LDLRAD1 gene encoding low-density lipoprotein receptor class A domain-containing protein 1 isoform X1 has protein sequence MNKIFPQQADGNGNAAAGTKVLPGEEAGCSPLCCSRRGACLSIFVLLLLATLAALIAVVTILGPPPRTPGAQACVTLTNRTGFLCHDRRSCISASGVCDGVRTCPHGDDEDEALCRDVPQSLPKFLVAHCGDPASWIYSDQKCDGTNNCGDCSDERSPVTECPPCGPGWWRCPSTVFTYCGCVPRSLCRDHVQHCSDWSDEYSCPGP, from the exons ATGAACAAGATCTTCCCTCAG CAGGCGGATGGCAATGGCAATGCTGCTGCTGGAACCAAAGTCCTCCCTGGAGAAGAAG CAGGCTGCAGCCCCCTGTGCTGCTCTCGCCGAGGGGCCTGCCTTTCCATCTTTGTGCTGCTCCTGCTGGCAACTCTTGCAGCCCTGATCGCCGTGGTCACCATCCTTGGACCCCCACCACGTACTCCAG GGGCCCAGGCCTGTGTGACTCTGACAAACAGGACCGGCTTCCTGTGCCATGATCGAAGGAGCTGCATCTCGGCCAGTGGGGTCTGTGATGGCGTCCGCACCTGTCCCCATGGCGATGACGAGGATGAGGCTTTGTGCC GAGATGTGCCCCAGAGTCTCCCCAAATTCCTTGTGGCCCACTGTGGAGACCCAGCCTCCTGGATCTACTCAGACCAAAAGTGCGATGGGACCAACAACTGCGGGGACTGCTCGGATGAACGGAGCCCAG TGACTGAATGCCCACCCTGCGGCCCTGGGTGGTGGCGCTGCCCCTCAACTGTCTTCACGTATTGTGGCTGTGTCCCGAGGAGCCTCTGCCGGGACCATGTGCAGCACTGCTCTGACTGGTCTGACGAGTACTCCTGTCCTGGACCCTAA
- the LDLRAD1 gene encoding low-density lipoprotein receptor class A domain-containing protein 1 isoform X2 → MNKIFPQADGNGNAAAGTKVLPGEEAGCSPLCCSRRGACLSIFVLLLLATLAALIAVVTILGPPPRTPGAQACVTLTNRTGFLCHDRRSCISASGVCDGVRTCPHGDDEDEALCRDVPQSLPKFLVAHCGDPASWIYSDQKCDGTNNCGDCSDERSPVTECPPCGPGWWRCPSTVFTYCGCVPRSLCRDHVQHCSDWSDEYSCPGP, encoded by the exons ATGAACAAGATCTTCCCTCAG GCGGATGGCAATGGCAATGCTGCTGCTGGAACCAAAGTCCTCCCTGGAGAAGAAG CAGGCTGCAGCCCCCTGTGCTGCTCTCGCCGAGGGGCCTGCCTTTCCATCTTTGTGCTGCTCCTGCTGGCAACTCTTGCAGCCCTGATCGCCGTGGTCACCATCCTTGGACCCCCACCACGTACTCCAG GGGCCCAGGCCTGTGTGACTCTGACAAACAGGACCGGCTTCCTGTGCCATGATCGAAGGAGCTGCATCTCGGCCAGTGGGGTCTGTGATGGCGTCCGCACCTGTCCCCATGGCGATGACGAGGATGAGGCTTTGTGCC GAGATGTGCCCCAGAGTCTCCCCAAATTCCTTGTGGCCCACTGTGGAGACCCAGCCTCCTGGATCTACTCAGACCAAAAGTGCGATGGGACCAACAACTGCGGGGACTGCTCGGATGAACGGAGCCCAG TGACTGAATGCCCACCCTGCGGCCCTGGGTGGTGGCGCTGCCCCTCAACTGTCTTCACGTATTGTGGCTGTGTCCCGAGGAGCCTCTGCCGGGACCATGTGCAGCACTGCTCTGACTGGTCTGACGAGTACTCCTGTCCTGGACCCTAA